The proteins below come from a single Vicugna pacos chromosome 13, VicPac4, whole genome shotgun sequence genomic window:
- the SFN gene encoding 14-3-3 protein sigma has product MERASLIQKAKLAEQAERYEDMAAFMKSAVEKGEELSCEERNLLSVAYKNVVGGQRAAWRVLSSIEQKGNEEGSEEKGPEVREYREKVETELQGVCDTVLGLLDSHLIKEAGDAESRVFYLKMKGDYYRYLAEVATGDDKKRIIDSARSAYQEAMDISKKEMPPTNPIRLGLALNFSVFHYEIANSPEEAISLAKTTFDEAMADLHTLSEDSYKDSTLIMQLLRDNLTLWTADNAGEEGGEAPEEPQS; this is encoded by the coding sequence ATGGAGAGAGCCAGTCTGATCCAGAAGGCCAAGTTGGCAGAGCAGGCTGAACGCTATGAGGACATGGCAGCCTTCATGAAGAGCGCCGTGGAAAAGGGTGAGGAGCTATCCTGTGAAGAGCGCAACCTGCTCTCAGTGGCCTACAAGAATGTGGTGGGTGGCCAGCGGGCTGCGTGGAGGGTTCTGTCCAGCATTGAGCAGAAGGGCAATGAGGAGGGCTCGGAAGAGAAGGGCCCGGAGGTGCGAGAGTACCGGGAGAAGGTGGAGACGGAGCTTCAGGGCGTGTGCGACACGGTGCTGGGCTTGCTGGACTCACACCTCATCAAGGAGGCCGGTGACGCTGAAAGTCGTGTCTTCTACCTGAAAATGAAGGGCGATTACTACCGCTACCTGGCCGAGGTGGCCACCGGTGACGATAAGAAGCGCATCATCGACTCGGCCCGGTCGGCCTACCAGGAGGCCATGGACATCAGCAAGAAGGAGATGCCGCCCACCAACCCCATCCGCCTGGGCCTGGCCCTGAACTTTTCTGTCTTCCACTATGAGATCGCCAACAGCCCAGAGGAGGCCATCTCGCTGGCTAAGACCACCTTCGACGAGGCAATGGCTGACCTGCACACCCTAAGTGAGGACTCCTACAAAGATAGCACCCTCATCATGCAGCTGCTGCGGGACAACCTGACGCTGTGGACGGCCGACAACGCCGGGGAAGAGGGGGGCGAGGCTCCCGAGGAGCCCCAGAGCTGA
- the GPN2 gene encoding GPN-loop GTPase 2, which produces MAGAAPATAFGQAVIGPPGSGKTTYCLGMSEFLRALGRRVAVVNLDPANEGLPYECAVDVGELVGLGDVMDALQLGPNGGLLYCMEYLEANLDWLRAKLDPLRGHYFLFDCPGQVELCTHHGALRSIFSQMAQWDLRLTAVHLVDSHYCTDPAKFISVLCTSLATMLHVELPHVNLLSKMDIIEHYGKLAFNLDYYTEVLDLSYLLDHLASDPFFRHYRQLNEKLVQLIEDYSLVSFIPLNIQDKESIQRVLQAVDKANGYCFGVQEQRSLEAMMSAAMGADFHFSSTLGLQEKYLAPSEQSVEQEAMQL; this is translated from the exons ATGGCGGGGGCCGCTCCGGCCACAGCCTTTGGGCAGGCGGTGATTGGCCCgccgggctcggggaagaccacgTACTGCCTGGGCATGAGTGAGTTCCTGCGCGCGCTAGGCCGGCGGGTGGCGGTGGTGAACCTGGACCCGGCCAACGAGGGGCTGCCGTACGAGTGCGCCGTGGACGTGGGCGAGCTGGTGGGGCTGGGCGACGTGATGGACGCGCTGCAGCTGGGGCCCAACGGCGGCTTGCTCTACTGCATGGAATACCTGGAGGCCAACCTGGACTGGCTGCGTGCCAAGCTCGACCCCCTCCGCGGTCACTACTTCCTCTTCGACTGCCCTGGCCAAGTGGAGCTCTGCACGCACCACGGAGCCCTGCGCAGCATCTTCTCCCAAATGGCGCAGTGGGACCTTAGG ctGACTGCTGTCCATCTGGTGGACTCTCACTACTGCACAGACCCTGCCAAGTTCATTTCTGTACTGTGTACCTCCCTGGCCACTATGCTGCATGTGGAGCTGCCCCATGTCAACCTCCTCTCCAAGATGGACATCATTGAGCATTATGGGAAGCTGG CTTTCAACCTGGACTACTACACAGAGGTCCTGGACCTCTCCTACCTGCTTGACCACCTGGCTTCTGATCCTTTTTTCCGCCACTACCGTCAGCTCAATGAGAAACTGGTGCAGCTCATCGAAGACTACAGCCTGGTCTCCTTCATCCCTCTCAACATCCAG GACAAGGAGAGTATCCAGCGGGTCCTGCAGGCTGTGGATAAAGCCAATGGCTACTGCTTTGGGGTCCAGGAGCAACGGAGCCTGGAGGCCATGATGTCTGCTGCAATGGGAGCTGACTTCCATTTCTCCTC CACCCTGGGCCTCCAGGAGAAGTACCTGGCACCCTCTGAGCAGTCAGTGGAGCAGGAGGCCATGCAGCTATAG